GATCTCATTGAAGCCTGCGAGAAACTGCCGGGCGGCATGTCGGTGCCCGAAGGGACTGATCTGCGCGGTGTGCAGACCGGCTGCCTCGTTGAGACGGGTCGCCAGTGCGTCACTCTCGATTCGGTCACGGAATCCGCGCTCGGGACCCTCAATTCGGGGATCTGCGGCCGTTCCGCCGTGCCCCACTACTCCGGAGTGTATGCCAAACATCCCCGTGTAGAGGGCGGTGCGCGAGGGCAGGCACGGCGCATCGCTGCAATAGTATTGATTGAATCGCATTCCCTCCCGGGCAATTGCGTCGATATTCGGGGAAGTCTCGCGATGGTACCCATAGCACCCCAGATGGTCCGGGCGCAAGGCATCAATATCGATATAGAGGATTCTCATTCTTCATCCTTTCACTGCACCGGCCTGAATTCCAGCCACAAAATACCGCTGAAGGAAAACGAAGACCAACACCAGAGGCAGGACCGACATGGTCACGGCCGCCATCAGCAGATGCGTCAACTGGCCGCTCTGTGTATCAAAAAAAAGCAATCCGATGGGGAGTGTGTATTTCTCCTGCGTCCTGAGCATGACAAGGGGCCAGAAGAAATTGTGGTAGTTGCCCATGAAAGTAAATATGGTCAGCGTGATCAGGCCGGGCCGACTCAATGGGAGAATCACTTCCCAGAAAAGCTGCCAGCTGTTAGCCCCGTCGATGCAGGCGGCCTCATCCAGGGATGTCGGTATCGTCAGCATGAACTGCCGCAAGAGAAAGGTTCCAAAAGCACTGAAGGCGGCCGGAAGGATCAGCCCGAGGTAGCTGTCGACCAGATTGAGGGCCACCATGATCTGGTAGTT
The Opitutaceae bacterium genome window above contains:
- a CDS encoding carbohydrate ABC transporter permease produces the protein MSTTRQALYHLLLALLGLAMVLPFVWMVLASLKTLNEVDFDTWLPAKPQWGNYLEVFRVIPFARFYWNSLFIAGWVTFLQVLTSALAAFSFSRLKWRGRDRIFFLYLATMMLPGLVMIIPNYQIMVALNLVDSYLGLILPAAFSAFGTFLLRQFMLTIPTSLDEAACIDGANSWQLFWEVILPLSRPGLITLTIFTFMGNYHNFFWPLVMLRTQEKYTLPIGLLFFDTQSGQLTHLLMAAVTMSVLPLVLVFVFLQRYFVAGIQAGAVKG